The following is a genomic window from Asterias amurensis chromosome 8, ASM3211899v1.
tttcattattatctcgcaacttcgatgaccgattgagctcaaattttcacaggttagttattttatgcatatgttgagatataccaactgtgaaggctagtcttcgacaattaccaatagtgtccactgcctttaaaccactaTTGCAGTGTCCTTCGATCgtatgggacataaagccgttggtccctaGTGTTGTGCAAAGCACATAAAAGAAGCAAGTGCTCTTATCAACGAGAGAAGGGGGTTTGCCTTTGGTTTTCCTGGTTTGATAACATGCGGCACAAATATTACTTTTGTCCTACTCTCTATATTTCTATAAAATAGTTGATGACTTTGGACGAAACTTAAGTTAAAAAGGATAAAAAAGGTGTTGATTTAGTTAAGTACTTTGGGTTctgcttttttttaaacaattattaactCTCCAACTTGTGTGTGTCTTCAGGCCCAAGTTGGTATGGGGGAACCAAGAGACCATTCTGCCAATCAGCAAGGCAGCCATGCAGTCCGAAGCATCCCCAAGAATTGGGCAGCTTTCTGTTCCTAAGAAAAACTTCCGCAGTGTCAATGATGGAGTCAAGTAAGTATAGGTCGCATACTCCTTAAAGaaacaggttgccttggatcagtcgagttggtctttgaaaagcgtttctaaacgattgttataaaatgcatatggttagaaagaggtcttaaaagtagaatacaatgatccaaacacatttgcctcgaagttggtggttttccttttactttgcaaactaacaaggtcagccatttatgggagtcaaaattggCCGACTGTTTTTGccacgaggtaaaaggaaaaccacgcaatttcgagtgatacttgtgtggatcataataCACTACTTTTAAactatctttctaatcatatgcattttataacaaacagttacaaacgcttttcaaagatcaacttgactgatccaaggcaagggttcctttaaaaaaaaatacagcatttGAATAGTAGAAATTGGAATGATTGAATTCAGTTTGTGAAACGTGAAAAACAACATGGAATTACACTGAGGCTGTATGGCCTCTGTTGGTATCCCTCCAAACATTTCTCATAAACTTCTAAGATTCGCATCATGAAAATGgcatgtaagcttgggcgatatcgatttatatTATTCTCAATATATCgctgacaatatatcgcgatattcgatataatcgcgattaattaaatttgacatcatcagtcttctaACTCCCattgaaagttgtagaagagacagtcatagcataagagaggtgttctaatgacctattcttctggttttactccaaacctatgggctgcaagatgtctcagctaggaaatacattgcgattttgcgatatttaatcgatatcgcgatatatcgatatttttcgtttaaaaccaaatcgatccgatatcgataTCGTTTACatcgatattcgataatatcgtgatatcgcccaagcttaatggcATGGCTCTCTCAAAATTCTATAtagataagtaggatttgaaaactTATGCAAAAGGCCTGAAATAGTTGATGTCCTGGGCTTGTGATCCGGCTTGGGATCCTTGCTTTGACTCTGATcatcaattttgaaattttcaacattCAACAGAGACGGAGCCTAAGCTAAGTTTTAGAAAAAGCATCTGTAACAATTGTTCTTCGATCATCGGCATATGTGAAACTGTCACGGTGAGGTCACAAAATCGCAATAAATAATTTGCtcttcagttgaaatgtgcttaactcctgcaaaacattcccTGCGAGTacagccctgtgacgtcaaaatttgcttcacattcgcaggaagtataaactggGCTTTAGTCAGACATAAGCTTAAttgtctagtttttttttttattgttatataATCAGGCGGATCCATGTGTACAGCTGTGGGCGTAACTCTGTCATTTGGGAAGTCAGTCCTTTGGCAATGAAGGGCAATGCATCCCATAGAGTGTCAGAACTATCAAGATTTAAGATTCCTCCAGCAGCCTTCAAAGAAGACAGGTAAGTTTGTCTTAAGAAAATTACTTCCATCCTTCCTTTTCCAATTTCGGCAGGTTTGTCAAGAGTTGGTTTTAGTTTCTGCACTCTCTGTAAATCAGTCAATACAATACACAAAATCCACATGGAAAAAGCATTGTTAATTTGTGGTTATTGATCAACACTTGCATTATATTGCCTGCACTTAACATGCATGAAGCTCTTACCTACACTAACACCCAGAGTgccataacaaaaagaaaatggtATTCTGGTAAAAATCTAGCCTcgtcaaggcagtcgaattattcactccgaaaaaagaccgccgctgtataaaacccacccgtattcactgtgcgtaacatcgcacgacacgatgcccctgtacgctatccgcatgcgtcggccatTAGGCCGACAGCcgtgtagggtctgtgttgaagccactgacctcattacaattacaagcgaagagttcccacggtcagctctatcataatgcccgcgaaagacgagacgtgtctacatcacacaccaccaccacggacgctcagcgagcatgataggcgtgacggcctccgcatgcagttagtggtacgagtacggatgacttgtgtgcacagtagtcgtacgatgtgacagtgtgtatacgggtgggtcatgcggtgtgatcgcacgcaccgcGCAGTGGGTTTACAGTGGCCTCTtttggagcgaataatgcgactgccttgagcaaggctagtaaaaatcaaaatatggCAGCTCATGATGTGCACCAATCTTGcaagtcaaaatattttcattagTCAAATGctggaataaaacattaaaacaaacaaaatatgtcaGAGGAATTTTTGCCAGTCAAGGAGGATTGCTAAGCAACttgtttttcattgatttttgaAATATACTTTTTAACAGTTGTCCAAAAAGGAAAGCGTTAACTCAGATAATCATCTACTTCAAAATACTGTTCCAATCAAAAGAGATTTTGTGTTTGAGATAAAGGGTCATTCTCAGGTCGAGAcaactaatttgttttcttctaagtttcattttgtgttttggaaaggcttgcgttaacaccatgtaatggctaTCTTTAAACGAGTTGAGGTGATTTCCTATCAAGAACcattgcttttcagaaccaccccaactcatttagagatagtcaaatttacatggtgttaccgtaaacctttccatatcatattttcaccatgcaaagtttcaaatcctacttattttgtgttttgttgattGTTCATTTTTAGGATAAATGGCGCTCTGAGCTGTGGGAGAGAATCACCTATATGGGAAGTGAGTGAAGCAGCAAAGCGTGCCAAAAGTAGACTCAGATTAGAGTCTTtggccaaggagaaaatgccacACAGAGATTACCAGCCTCCCAGAGAggtaagtttaaaggaacaccttgccttggatcgggcgagttggtttataaaaagcattttgtaaccgtttgttataaaatgcatatggttggaaagatgttttaaaagtagaatatatacaatgatccacccaaatttgccttgaaattgcaaggttttccttttgctttgcgaactaactcagtcggccatttatgggggtcaaaaaattgactcccataaatggctgaccgtgttagtcgacgaggtaaaaggaaaaccatgcaatttcaaggcatatttgtgtggatcattgtattctactttaaaaacagctttccaaccatatgcattttacagcaaacggttacaaacgcttttcaaagaccaactcgacctgcagccaatttcacgaaactctaggattaatcctaactcgagttaggaccagtaacccgtcctaacttaggatgggttcaattcttcctacgtatttggatgcgGGACTCAACTCGTCCTATGTCctgagattaatcctaacttaaGAAGAGTTTGGTGTGCTAAaagcattaaagggaaggtacatgtttggtaattactcaaaacaaatattaacttaaaaactgacttggttacgagcaatggagagctgttgatagtataaaacattgtgagaaacggctccctccgaagtagcATAAATTTTAAAATAGAGGTAACTTCTCgctaaaataataacatttctagctagaagtcttttattcctatttgaaagcacacaaatacaaccaaaaagggtgttgtttctctcatcattttctcccaactccgatgaccaactgagctcaaattttcacaggtttgttattttatgcatatatatgttgagatacacaaagtgataaaactggtctttgacaattatcaatagtataccttccctttaagctctatgaaattgggccctgatcattagcttttgtttgtttgggttagCATCTCATATTAATTCCTCTTGTCATCCATAGATTGAATCTATTGTGAGCGACAATGCAAAGAAAGCAATTGCTTCAGCAAGACTAGAGAGTCTATCAAGGGCCAAGAGTCGACCTGAAGGGCCGTTTAGAGATTCCAAATGGCCGGTAAGTACCAAAGATATATTTGGGTATCAAGTAGCtgacctgtatgcttcgtttttttgaGGCAGTCGCCTTTATttcctccgtgaagtatcaggtccgAGATAGGATATGGTACttaaaaaggaacacgttgccttggacccaCTGCTTGGaccggtcaagttggtctttgaaaagcatttttaactgtttgtttaaaaatgcacatggttggaaagataatttaaaagtagaatactttCCTTTTACCTGtgcgactaacacggtcggccatctcaaagcaaaaggaaaaccttgcaatctttccaaccatatgcattttataacaacctgttacaaacgctttttatagaccaactcgtccgataaCCTAGTAGATTTACATGAGAACCAAAAGTCCAAAAGTATTTCTTGATGAGAAAGTACAGGATTGTTAACTTCACATATTATCTTCATTTTGAAGTTCAGTGGTTTAAAGTTCATACCAAGCATCAATCTCTTCAGAGAAAGATTTTCAATTGAAATACTTACTGTCAAAGTAAAAACTAAATGGCATTTAGTGAAGACTCTGCAAATCACTCTTGCTGTTCGGGtgattttattttcatgtaCAGAGATGATTTCGTTTTGTGCGTCTGGATTGTTACCTCGTTTTTGATATGTGTGAGACTTGGGAAGTGGATGAAATATAGACCATGTCATTTTTATCCCACACGCCCAAGTGCTGCTGGTTTACCCCAATTGCTGGGAGGCTGGTCGCGCAACACGGTTGTTGTACACAAAGCGTGaacaaaggttttatgttaaacTTTTTATGGGAATGAAGTGTCTTTTTACACAAATTCCCTGACAGAACAACAAGATTTGGGGTTTAACACATATTTGAATCTGAACAGTAAAAAGTGAATACTGAAATTCTTGTCAAAAACATTGCTGATGTAACACAACCCGACGTGCAGGGAAAGTGTGTAAATTGTTTAGAAAGACATATGATTCATATAGAAAGAGCAAGAGATTATGGTTTTTTCATGTATTTGTGTATAAAACCATGCGCGGCCTGCATCCCAGCAATGGAGGTACAGCATGCAGTCTTTGCGCATTGGATCAGTCTATATAAATAGTGTCTTGCTTATgatacaaataaattattatgaaTTTTATTCATTTAACTTTGTTCTTATATGACCTACAGGTATCGGACTTGGCCAGGAATGCCACTGCGACACCCCGTCAGTTAGAACTAGCTAAGCCAAAGGGACTTGTGGATGGATACCAACATGAACGCCCCGTCCAAAGGGATATAAGTCGCGCCTCTCGACGTACCATCGCGACCACACGCACCGTAGACCTAGCGCGACCAATCATGCGCGCCACAATGGACCATGTGCAATTCAATCCTGATGCGTTTATCGTAAGTGATGGAGCCAAGAGAGCGCGATGTCCGCCGCGTATTGAGGAATTAGCACAGCCTGTTACAAGAAGTTAAAACGGTACACTATGCAATATATTATCTAGATTCAAGTGTGCGTCCAGACAATGtgcttttttaaaattaatacacaaatatataaaaatgtagCACTGATTATACAAACACAAAACGTAAAACATTATGTTGTATAATAACTAACTAATTTTATACTAAACCGATTTAGCACAGAAGAgatttgcataacaaaaatacaacaGAAAAACCTAAAGAGTGATGGTATTTTTTGgtgtagtttaaaaaaacatttgaataaaaaaatgattgGTACTTGAACTCGCGACAACTAAGCCTGTGGACATTGGAATGATTTTTTAGGGGACAAATTATGCGtagaaaacaatataaaaaactGTTTCATCAGAGAGAATAGCGTTGGCGGTCGGGTCCTGGGCTGGACAGTATGTACAATGTTTTGTGTTTGCCAGAAAAGTTAGCATTCACAAGAAtttcacaaaacaattttttgcttGCATGTAAGCTTCCTTTTTGGGGGGTTTCCTTGTTAATATGCGGACTGTTTCCCCTTGCATATGACATCACAAGCAGAGCAGGGCCTTCACTGAGGTCAAAAGAAGacttatcattggctgagagagTAAGTTGCATGTAAACACGTGCACATTTGACCTCAGCGATGGCCACATGCTTTATGCAAGGGTTCCTTTGCAGGAATGTTAAACTTTGCTGGCAGCTTGGACTAATGTCTAAAGACTGGTTAAAACTTCCTGCAATTGCTTCCTGCAATGCGAATTCCATTGCAGCAAAGAAGGAAGTGCGTATTGATTGttgttgcgtcaccaaaatACGCTTCACATTTGCAGGAAATATTATTTATAGATGAATTTGACTGGCtaaatttcaataatttttaCAGACAATTTTACTTCCCTAACCATCAATAACAATTTAAagcaagtaggatttgaaactttgcatggtggaaatacgatatagaaaggtttgcggtaacaccaattTAAAGCAGgcgtttgttttctgttttaaaaacttgttcatAAATGCAATTCTTAATGAGGCCATGTATACGTGGTATTTGATATTAGCtacatatattttttacagTATTTTATTTTGGTATACCTTTTAACGTGTTAACCCTCGACAGTGAAAAGATCCAATTATACCAAACAGTGTGCTAGTTTGCATCAACGAAAAAGAATGCTGTATTTGTTATAAGTATTACCGCATGGATTGTGTGTGATTAAACTGTATAAAAATGTCAACTTATCAAATCCAATTCTTcctttccttaaaggcagtggacactattggtaattgtcaaagactagccttcacagttggtgtatctcaacatgtgcataaaataacaaacctgtgaaaatttgagctcaatcggtcatcgaacttgcatgataataataaaagaaaaaacacccttgtcacacgaagttgtgtgcgtttagatggttgatttcgagacctcaagttctaaacttgaggtcttgaaatctaattcattgaaaattacttctttctcgaaaactatggcacttcagagggagccgtttctcacaatgttttataccatcagcctctccccattactcgtcacaagaaacgttttatgccaataattattttgagtaattaccaatagtgtccactgcctttaatgctcaCAATCTTGATTCTTTGTTTGGAGCCCAAAACTGATCCATGCAGTGAGAGTATTTTCTGTAGATTTACagggattgttattttattagcaAATAATTTCTCTGAACAATTTGAGGCTTTTTTCATTGAATGGCAATCTTTGTCAAGTTCcaaattttttcttttaactttCATTTCATAAAGTgaaaagggcccaatttcataaagctgtttgcagaaaatactgcttgacaggTTTATCTGCTAAGCCAAAATTTTgtagggcaccagtcacaacactgaaacttaatgtaattttagcTGGTTACCTGAGTATGTTAAGCAATGCTTTTTAagcttgtttttatttgtgcttacaggctttaggAAATTGGGCTCAGATTATGTTTCATCATCTTCTGTGGTTTCTAGCAATACCAAAAAATAATTTAAGACGTGCACAGTACACTTCTCATCTTAAGGAAACACATGCTTGAATTAATATAAAATTTATTTGCTTTTCCGAGATTCCTGCACAAAACACTCATGGCACAAGTTTTGAACATCATAATTCTCGAACtttaattcataataatattatcacttatgttaacaattaacgtgcttgtaaatttattttactgtcataatgttttttttcagaatttgaATAAATTATTGTGATCCTTAATTAGGGCATTACTTTTACCTCAAATAAGTTACAAgctataagagatgttaaatttgcatcgaggataaagaatattaattttgatt
Proteins encoded in this region:
- the LOC139941125 gene encoding sperm microtubule associated protein 2-like; the encoded protein is MATVTAVRPTEGTSGNQYTDLQGRERCIYLATPKSSKAVWLTSLGPKLVWGNQETILPISKAAMQSEASPRIGQLSVPKKNFRSVNDGVKRIHVYSCGRNSVIWEVSPLAMKGNASHRVSELSRFKIPPAAFKEDRINGALSCGRESPIWEVSEAAKRAKSRLRLESLAKEKMPHRDYQPPREIESIVSDNAKKAIASARLESLSRAKSRPEGPFRDSKWPVSDLARNATATPRQLELAKPKGLVDGYQHERPVQRDISRASRRTIATTRTVDLARPIMRATMDHVQFNPDAFIVSDGAKRARCPPRIEELAQPVTRS